CGGAAAAGCGTTTCCTGCAGGGACAGTGCGGGATCGAAGAAAAGTTGCTTCTGATCAACAACGGCGTTAATCTGGAGAAATTTTATCCGCAGCCGATGAACGAATGCCGGCAACGGTTGCATCTGGTACTGGATAAAAAAATTATTCTCTATGTCGGCTATCTCTATCCGGTCAAGGGTGTGACCTATCTGTTGGACGCCTTCAGCCGGCTGAGGCGCCTGCGGCCGGATCTCCATCTGGTCCTAGTCGGAGGAGGATCAGAGAGCGGGGCGTTGACCGCTCAGGCCTCCAGGCTGGGGATCAGCGCTGATGTGACGTTCAGCGGCGAAAAGCCCCATGATGAGATCCCCCTGTGGATGAACGCGGCCGATCTTTTTTGTCTGCCCAGCCTGAACGAGGGCTGGCCCACCGTGCTGTTCGAGGCGCTGGCCTGCGCCAAACCCATCGTGGCCACCCGGGTGGGCGGGATTCCGGAGGCCATCGGCGACGAACGCTATGCGATCCTGGTGGAACCGGCACAACCACAAGCCTTGGGTGAGGCTTTGGATAGAGCGCTGCAGAAAACCTGGAGCCCATCCGCCCTGACAGACTATGCCCGGGCCAACAGCTGGCAGGCCAAGGCGGATGAATTGAGCATCATTTATGAGTCCCTGATTGCATGACCACAATGAAAAACAAATCCATCATCTCTCTCGCCAGCTGCCCCTTCCGCCAGCAGCCGGTTCTGCGTAAAGAGGCGGCGACGCTGACTAAAGCCGGGTGGCGGGTTTCGGTGATCGCCTGGGATCGCCGCACCCTCTATCCTGCATCCGACACCGTGGACGCCGTGGCGGTGGAGAACATCCTTATCCGAGGCAGTTATGGCACCGGAAGCCTCAGCATGATCGTCAAGACTCTGATGTTCTGGTGCATCGCTGTGGTGCGCCTGATTAAAAAGAGAAACACCTTTTCCATCCTCCACTGCCAGGATTTGAGCACCCTGCTGCCCGCTTATTTTGCCAGCCGGCTGCTGAGAAAAGTCATCGTATTCGATGCCCATGATCCCTATCCAGAGATGCTCGCGCTCACCCAGCCGCGCCTCATGGTGTCCCTTGCCGCGTACATCGAAAAATTTTTTTGCCGGCGGGTCGACGCGATCCTGACCGTGAACAGATTGATGAAAGAACGGTTTGAAAAAATCACTGCACGCCCCATCTATATTGTCTACAATTATCCCGAACTGAAAGTTTTCAAGGCTGAGGCCAAACCAGCCGAGTCCGATCGAAGGCCGTTGACCATCGGCCGCATCGGCACGCTTGCCGAAAATCTGGGCATCGAGGAGACGATCGCCGCGTTTATCGCCGTGGCCGAAGACTTTGACGTCCGCCTGCTGTTCGTGGGGCGCCTCGCTGATACATTGCGGGATAAAGTGCTGCGCCTCATCGAACCGGTTCGCGACCGCGTGCAATTGGTGGCGGATATCCCCTATTTTCAGGTGCCCGCCTTTTACCGGCAAGTGGATATCTCCATGGCGCTCTATGGGGAGCAGGGCATCTCGCCCTATGTCAGTCCCATGAAGCTGTTCGAATCCATGGCCATGGCTGTGCCGGTCATCGCCTCTGAGGTGGGCGAGGTGCGTTCGGTCATGGAAAAAAGCGACTGCGGCGTGGTGGTCGGCTGCGGCGATGCGTCGGCGGTGGAGCATGCCCTGCGTCGGTTGTTGCGCGACCCTGCGCTGCGTCGGCGAATGGGAGAGAACGGACTTGCCCGAGCGCGTGCAGAGTATAATTGGGAGATGGAGGGGAAGAAACTGATCGGCATGTATGAAGAGCTTTTGACCCGACAAAGACCTTGAGGCCGCAAAAAGACATTGCCCCAATCCCTCGCAGCCGGAGCTTCATCAGTCGCACGTTTTTCAAAAACCGCGTGAGCGGCGGCTTGGCCGCTGCTTCGCAAATCAGTGCCGCTTGGCCGGAGTGAAGCGAAATGAAAAAAAGAAATGCATCCCGTCCTCACAGTTTGGCGGTGGCGATGCTTCTCTGCTGCCTGCTGACCGCCGGCATGACGCAAACCGTCTGGCGTCCGTTCAGCGACGACAGTCCCTGGAACACACCGGTCGGCGACTTGCCGCTCATTGATAAAAATTCCAGCCTCTATCTGAAACAGACCACTACCCTGTACCGCCAACGCACGCTGAGGAGCACAGAGTGTCCGGTCTCTGCTACGCGACAGAGCTGGGGCATTGCGCTCTTTTTTGTCGACGGCCTTCGCCCCTACCACAAAGAGCTGCTGATCCCCTGCCACAGCTCCTGGGGCAAGCCGCTGGCTGTGCCCCTGCCCAAATGGGCTGAGCCAGACCGCTCGGAAGATGCCCACCTCTGCCTCATCGACCGCGATAAAGGGCTGGAGTGGGACTTTTGGAATATAAAAGGAAAAAATCCCAGGTTCTCCTGCGGCAGCAGCGCGCTGGTCAACACGAGGGCATCCGGCGTGATCACGGCCGCGCACGGCTGTCGGGAATCCGGCTTTCCTCTATCCGCCGGCCTGGTGCGTCCGGAAGAGCTGCGCAGCGGCGAGATTCGGCACGCCCTGGTGTTTGGATTTGACGGTCGCAACGGCTACGATCAGTTCGTCTACCCTGCTGTCACAGGATGCGATGATAAATTCGGACCTAACGGCCACCACGTGTTACCCATGGGCAGCCGCTTGCAGCTGTCACCGGATTACGATCTCTCCACCCTGACGCCGGCTGCGCGCATCGTCGCCCGTGCGTTGCAGATCTATGGCATGTATCTGGGCGACGAGGGAGACGGCCACTCCATGAGCGTCTATTTTCAGACCCTCGGCGAGATCAATAACGACGGCGTGGTTGATGATTGGACCAAATTGTGGAAGGTGCTGTGGGATGAAAACGATCGCGCCGCCCTGGCCGAATTGAACGCCAGCCATTTCCGCGTCCTCGAGCTGCCGGCAATCGGGGCCGGAAGACCGCCGCTGATCGCTTTCACGGCCCTGCCGGACACAATCAGCACGGACAAGGAGGTCCGATTTAAAATTGAAAAACAAGCCGGCGACCTGCCGATAGCTCGGGTGCAGTTCTTCCTCGATCAAACATCCTATGCACAACCCTCCTATACAGATATGGCCGCGCCCTTTAGCTGGCGAGTCGGCAAACGGCGATTGACCCCAGGCCTTCATAGTATTCGCGCCGTGGCCACGGACCAAAAGGGTTCGAGAAACTGGACAAGCCGAAAATTTTACATTATCCGATAGGTCCGGCCTTTTCTACAACACCAGGATGGGCCACCGCGACAACCCGCGCGTTGCCCGGATGTTTTGCGTGCATAAAATACTTTGATTTATGCGACTGGTTTGCTATATTTCTTTTCAAGGTTGCGGTCAGTCACATACGACAAATAGCCTGCATGCAAGCGAATTACCCGCTAGTTTCCATTGTCATTCCCATGCTCAACGAGATCAGCGCCATCGAGCGCTGCATCCGCTCGATCAAAGAGCAGGACTATCCCCAGGATCGCATTGAGATTCTGGTGGTGGACGGCCTTTCTACAGACGGTTCCCGCGAGCGAGTCCTGGAGATGGCGAAAGCCGCAGGCAATCTCCGCCTGCTCGACAATCCGGCGAAACGCACGCCGATCTCTCTCAATCTCGGAGCCAAAAACAGCCGCGGCGAGGTGGTCATCATCCTCGGCGCTCACACGCGGATCAAGTCCGATTTCGTCCGCCTGAACATCCACTATCTGCAAACGCTGAAGGTGCCCTGTGTCGGCGGCACCCAAATCAACACCGGCGACACCTTTATGCAGACCGCCATCGGTTACGCCATGGGATCCCGTTTCGGCATTCCCAGCGCGCCCTACCGGTTTGATAAAAAAGCACGTTTTGTCGACACGGTGGTTTATGCGGCCTATAAAAAAGAGCTGTTTGAGCAGGTCGGCTATTTCGACGAAGAACTGCAC
The window above is part of the bacterium genome. Proteins encoded here:
- a CDS encoding glycosyltransferase family 4 protein — translated: MKQLLILSHMFPNRNDPRLGIFVHDQLISLQDRYAIHVLSPTPWFPDIPFFRRWSRHRRVEKTAVLNGLTVDYPRRLVFPKGYGQVFMGLFYFFTAYRRCKNLSFDLIHSHAVWPDGFAASLIGRRLHKPVIITSHGADTYRFLNNITTRPLVRWGLRHAQRVIAVSLAEKRFLQGQCGIEEKLLLINNGVNLEKFYPQPMNECRQRLHLVLDKKIILYVGYLYPVKGVTYLLDAFSRLRRLRPDLHLVLVGGGSESGALTAQASRLGISADVTFSGEKPHDEIPLWMNAADLFCLPSLNEGWPTVLFEALACAKPIVATRVGGIPEAIGDERYAILVEPAQPQALGEALDRALQKTWSPSALTDYARANSWQAKADELSIIYESLIA
- a CDS encoding glycosyltransferase family 4 protein, with the protein product MTTMKNKSIISLASCPFRQQPVLRKEAATLTKAGWRVSVIAWDRRTLYPASDTVDAVAVENILIRGSYGTGSLSMIVKTLMFWCIAVVRLIKKRNTFSILHCQDLSTLLPAYFASRLLRKVIVFDAHDPYPEMLALTQPRLMVSLAAYIEKFFCRRVDAILTVNRLMKERFEKITARPIYIVYNYPELKVFKAEAKPAESDRRPLTIGRIGTLAENLGIEETIAAFIAVAEDFDVRLLFVGRLADTLRDKVLRLIEPVRDRVQLVADIPYFQVPAFYRQVDISMALYGEQGISPYVSPMKLFESMAMAVPVIASEVGEVRSVMEKSDCGVVVGCGDASAVEHALRRLLRDPALRRRMGENGLARARAEYNWEMEGKKLIGMYEELLTRQRP
- a CDS encoding glycosyltransferase family 2 protein, which gives rise to MQANYPLVSIVIPMLNEISAIERCIRSIKEQDYPQDRIEILVVDGLSTDGSRERVLEMAKAAGNLRLLDNPAKRTPISLNLGAKNSRGEVVIILGAHTRIKSDFVRLNIHYLQTLKVPCVGGTQINTGDTFMQTAIGYAMGSRFGIPSAPYRFDKKARFVDTVVYAAYKKELFEQVGYFDEELHIAEDAEFNWRIRRAGHKIYFTPDIVSYYYPRKNLVQLAKQFFNYGILRVNVVKKHGNAVKLLHLIPPSFLLISLLLAGWGLWQPAAWRMLAGLWLVYALYVAAASFITARQNHTIAMILVLPLVFMVMQISWAAGFLTGIVKTH